In the Pyrolobus fumarii 1A genome, one interval contains:
- a CDS encoding LEA type 2 family protein → MSKLIVVLVLLGLLATIVYAGMVYTVAKSLEVRMAGFDPFSLASGALDVQVEISNPSSLPVVICIDSFRAKVLLAGETIARMASVEGVCIGPSDTEIMEVRVEPVAGGIAESIMSVLAKGEKPELVIRGYVEAPVTIFGLKLPVKVTIPFEKRIPITATIPAGQESGVPSDVISEAASKVKEVIRELEKIIASNQGGNNLTLAVKVVWLCNGSECTTAKPGDRVDAVIVLVGSARDVVVRVKQDRRLLPDKVVAEKRVPTVNGSAIVHVTFTAEDGVTVRGYFVEVEWPEGKYVMPDSYPPRLAVKQG, encoded by the coding sequence TTGAGTAAGCTTATCGTTGTGCTAGTCCTGCTTGGGCTTCTAGCCACGATAGTCTATGCGGGTATGGTCTACACGGTAGCCAAGAGCCTAGAGGTGCGCATGGCGGGCTTCGACCCGTTTAGCCTCGCGTCGGGCGCCCTAGACGTCCAAGTGGAGATTAGCAACCCGTCCAGCCTCCCAGTAGTGATATGCATCGACAGCTTTAGGGCTAAGGTTCTGCTGGCGGGCGAGACGATAGCGCGCATGGCTAGCGTTGAAGGTGTCTGCATCGGGCCCAGCGACACCGAGATCATGGAGGTGCGTGTTGAGCCCGTAGCCGGGGGTATAGCCGAGAGCATCATGTCTGTGCTAGCTAAGGGCGAGAAGCCAGAGCTGGTTATACGGGGTTACGTGGAGGCCCCGGTGACTATCTTCGGCCTCAAGCTGCCCGTGAAAGTCACCATACCATTCGAGAAGCGCATACCCATCACCGCCACAATACCCGCGGGGCAGGAGAGCGGCGTGCCCAGCGACGTTATCTCGGAGGCGGCTAGCAAGGTGAAGGAGGTGATCCGGGAGCTAGAGAAGATAATAGCTAGCAACCAAGGCGGCAACAACCTAACCCTCGCGGTGAAGGTTGTCTGGTTGTGCAACGGCAGTGAGTGTACCACGGCCAAACCGGGCGACCGGGTGGACGCTGTAATCGTCCTTGTGGGTAGCGCGAGGGATGTGGTCGTCCGGGTCAAGCAGGATAGGAGGCTCCTCCCGGACAAAGTGGTAGCAGAGAAGCGCGTCCCCACGGTGAACGGGAGCGCCATAGTCCATGTTACCTTCACGGCTGAGGATGGGGTCACAGTCCGAGGCTACTTCGTGGAGGTCGAGTGGCCCGAGGGGAAGTACGTGATGCCGGACAGCTACCCACCACGCCTCGCGGTCAAACAGGGCTAG
- a CDS encoding nucleotidyltransferase domain-containing protein codes for MQRVISGKEELYERIVRVVEDVLGEGVVGIVLFGSTVYMGRGRDIDILVVVDGEVEVREKLRLELEIAKRLRKAVGDLAFDIHVMDLNSFMQNLTPGSFLAGLALGYEVLLDRTNIEDKILKFLQEMSKERHILHNKYGTWDLSRYARITLRIKKAKMKQRHST; via the coding sequence TTGCAGAGAGTTATCTCCGGGAAAGAGGAATTGTATGAGAGGATTGTGCGCGTTGTGGAGGACGTGCTGGGAGAGGGCGTCGTAGGGATTGTTTTGTTCGGGAGCACCGTGTACATGGGTCGAGGAAGAGACATAGATATACTCGTGGTGGTCGACGGGGAGGTTGAGGTAAGGGAGAAGTTAAGGCTCGAGCTGGAGATCGCGAAAAGACTGCGTAAAGCCGTTGGGGACCTTGCGTTCGACATCCACGTCATGGACCTGAATAGCTTCATGCAGAATCTGACCCCCGGAAGCTTTCTAGCGGGGCTTGCACTAGGCTACGAAGTGCTACTAGACAGGACGAACATAGAGGACAAGATACTCAAGTTCCTCCAGGAGATGTCCAAGGAGAGACACATACTGCACAACAAGTATGGCACATGGGACCTAAGCCGCTATGCACGCATCACACTGAGAATAAAGAAGGCTAAGATGAAACAAAGGCACTCGACGTAA
- a CDS encoding HEPN domain-containing protein — MGFYEEFARMFFREAVKDLERARRAFREGDYPEAVFHAQQCAEKAVKAMIEAKREYVYNHGPRLASIFVRVFENEWRPEFEEVVDSIGWFTEYYTRSRYPFLLRGRVVSPDEFIDADTAREAIGRAERVLRIAESYLRERGIV, encoded by the coding sequence ATGGGTTTCTACGAGGAGTTTGCCCGTATGTTTTTCAGGGAGGCCGTGAAGGACCTTGAACGTGCTCGTAGAGCGTTTCGTGAGGGTGATTATCCGGAGGCTGTTTTCCACGCACAACAGTGTGCAGAGAAAGCTGTCAAGGCTATGATAGAGGCTAAGAGAGAGTACGTGTATAACCATGGGCCAAGGCTTGCCTCGATATTCGTGAGGGTTTTCGAGAACGAGTGGAGACCGGAGTTCGAGGAGGTTGTCGACTCTATAGGATGGTTCACCGAGTACTACACGAGGAGTAGGTACCCGTTTCTTCTTCGAGGCAGGGTCGTGTCGCCGGACGAGTTTATAGATGCTGACACGGCTAGAGAGGCTATTGGTAGAGCCGAGAGGGTACTCAGGATTGCAGAGAGTTATCTCCGGGAAAGAGGAATTGTATGA
- a CDS encoding PaREP1 family protein gives MGGLELNTLEKPLPKLVKDPAGYASTRLLEALLESILALEFLEKGYTRNAAGKAFQAWKALTAAILALELPRLESLLKSERERKWVKEKGILRTPTSRLLALASLLEKLGYEHFRAYTHVALNLHEYQYHGPDPDMELSRYRSRAEAVEDIERLIKVIVRHVERLGNKLGEKHTSEHKEALEHLRKRLEKIHN, from the coding sequence GTGGGCGGGCTGGAGCTGAATACGCTTGAAAAGCCTCTACCTAAGCTTGTTAAGGATCCCGCAGGATACGCTTCAACAAGACTCTTGGAAGCGCTATTAGAGTCCATCCTTGCTCTCGAGTTCCTCGAGAAGGGTTATACAAGAAATGCCGCGGGTAAAGCCTTCCAAGCCTGGAAGGCTCTAACAGCAGCTATCCTTGCTCTCGAGCTACCTAGGCTCGAATCGCTGTTAAAAAGTGAAAGGGAGAGGAAATGGGTGAAAGAGAAAGGAATCCTACGAACGCCCACGAGCAGGTTGCTTGCGTTAGCATCTCTACTCGAGAAGCTAGGTTACGAGCATTTCAGGGCATACACGCATGTCGCTCTCAATCTTCACGAGTACCAATACCATGGTCCGGATCCAGACATGGAGTTAAGCAGATACCGTAGCAGGGCAGAAGCGGTCGAGGACATAGAAAGGCTCATTAAGGTAATCGTCCGGCACGTGGAGAGGCTCGGAAACAAACTCGGTGAGAAACACACGTCGGAACATAAAGAGGCGTTGGAGCATCTCCGGAAAAGGCTCGAGAAGATTCACAACTAA